One Ethanoligenens harbinense YUAN-3 genomic window carries:
- a CDS encoding helix-turn-helix domain-containing protein codes for MDKNIEKWSTMKEVQEYLGVGRESIMQWINKRNMPAYKVGRLWKFKLSEVDDWIRSGGAAEENSEKENKEN; via the coding sequence GTGGATAAGAATATAGAAAAATGGTCAACGATGAAGGAAGTGCAGGAATACCTCGGGGTAGGCCGCGAAAGCATCATGCAATGGATCAACAAGCGCAACATGCCTGCATACAAAGTCGGGCGACTTTGGAAATTCAAACTGAGCGAAGTCGATGACTGGATTCGCTCCGGCGGAGCTGCCGAAGAAAACAGCGAAAAGGAAAACAAGGAAAACTGA
- a CDS encoding DUF2815 family protein — MSKTTMHNPMKVITGPNTRWSYANVWEPKSINGGTPKYSVSLIIPKSDTVTVAKVKAAIEAAYKEGEAKLKGNSKSVPALSVIKTPLRDGDAERPDDEAYRGSYFVNANATTAPGIVDADLNPILSRSEVYSGVYGRASITFYAFNSSGNRGIACGLNNLQKIRDGEPLGSKASAESDFADFTTDNDDDFLN; from the coding sequence ATGAGTAAGACAACTATGCACAATCCGATGAAGGTTATCACTGGCCCGAACACCCGCTGGTCCTACGCGAACGTCTGGGAGCCGAAGTCCATCAACGGCGGAACGCCGAAATACAGCGTAAGCCTCATCATCCCGAAGTCCGACACCGTGACGGTCGCCAAGGTCAAGGCCGCCATCGAGGCTGCCTATAAGGAGGGCGAAGCCAAGCTCAAGGGCAACAGCAAGTCCGTTCCCGCGCTGTCCGTGATCAAGACGCCGCTTCGTGACGGCGACGCGGAGCGTCCGGACGACGAGGCCTACCGCGGCTCCTACTTCGTGAATGCGAACGCAACGACCGCTCCGGGCATCGTGGACGCGGACCTGAATCCGATTCTTTCCCGCAGCGAGGTGTACTCCGGCGTGTACGGCAGAGCCAGCATCACGTTCTACGCGTTCAACTCCTCCGGGAACCGCGGCATCGCCTGCGGCCTGAACAACCTGCAGAAGATCCGTGATGGCGAGCCGCTCGGCAGCAAGGCCAGCGCAGAATCCGACTTCGCGGATTTCACAACCGACAACGACGACGATTTCCTGAACTAA
- a CDS encoding restriction endonuclease subunit S — MVEYTDVINTDAAWLPQIPAHWQLQKIDALFTERKTKVSDKDYAPLSVTKKGILPQLEHAAKSNDSDNRKLVKAGDFVINSRSDRKGSCGVSKLDGSVSLINLVLTPRSKLNNDYVHYLLRNYRFSEEYYRNGRGIVADLWTTRYSEMRTILLPVPPRAEQDQIVRFLDWKVSEINKLIGIRRKEIQEFNQLKNTVITKTVTTGLKREELCGTDNSYYRMIPKGWRITKTLRVLSQPLTDGPHTTPQLYEEGIPFVSAEAVSCGNGKIDFNHIRGFISQDFYEECCKKYVPKIDDIYMIKSGATTGRVSIVDTDRIFTIWSPLAVFRCNQEVMLPRFLFYALQALPYQQQVQDGWSYGTQQNIGMRVLEQLKLAYPDVTEQEKIACYLDDKCDMLDKAIQLAESKIKALQELKSTIISDVVTGKIDVRNVTIPEYEHIDDIYDDNNEDGEETEVTEIDGEEG, encoded by the coding sequence ATGGTTGAATACACAGATGTTATTAACACAGATGCCGCATGGCTCCCGCAGATCCCAGCGCATTGGCAATTGCAGAAAATAGACGCCCTCTTCACAGAGCGAAAGACAAAAGTATCGGACAAGGATTATGCGCCACTGTCAGTAACGAAAAAAGGTATTCTTCCTCAGCTTGAGCACGCCGCAAAATCAAACGACAGTGATAACCGCAAACTGGTGAAAGCTGGAGATTTTGTTATCAATAGCCGTTCAGATCGAAAAGGCTCCTGTGGTGTATCTAAACTGGACGGATCAGTTTCACTTATCAATCTTGTTCTGACACCACGAAGCAAGCTGAACAATGACTATGTACATTACCTGCTTCGCAACTATAGATTCTCGGAAGAATACTATAGGAATGGCAGAGGAATTGTTGCTGATCTTTGGACCACTCGCTACAGCGAGATGAGGACCATTCTCCTTCCTGTTCCTCCCCGCGCTGAGCAGGATCAAATTGTGCGTTTTCTTGACTGGAAGGTCTCCGAAATCAACAAGTTGATCGGAATCCGCCGGAAGGAAATACAGGAATTCAATCAACTGAAGAACACGGTTATTACTAAAACTGTAACTACAGGACTAAAACGAGAAGAACTTTGTGGGACAGATAATAGCTACTATCGGATGATTCCAAAAGGATGGCGAATTACGAAAACACTCCGTGTCCTTTCACAACCGCTGACGGACGGCCCACATACAACTCCACAGTTATATGAGGAGGGTATCCCCTTTGTTTCTGCAGAAGCTGTTTCGTGTGGTAATGGAAAAATTGATTTTAATCATATTCGAGGATTTATTTCTCAGGACTTTTATGAAGAATGTTGTAAGAAATATGTGCCTAAGATTGATGATATATACATGATCAAATCTGGCGCGACTACTGGACGAGTATCAATTGTAGATACAGACAGAATATTTACTATATGGTCTCCACTTGCCGTTTTCCGTTGCAATCAAGAAGTGATGTTACCGCGTTTTCTCTTTTACGCTTTGCAGGCTTTGCCATATCAACAACAGGTGCAGGATGGTTGGTCATATGGTACTCAGCAAAACATCGGCATGAGAGTATTGGAACAGTTAAAACTTGCTTATCCTGATGTTACTGAGCAAGAGAAAATTGCTTGTTATTTGGACGATAAATGCGACATGCTTGATAAAGCTATTCAATTAGCAGAAAGCAAAATAAAAGCGCTTCAGGAGCTAAAGTCAACAATCATCTCGGATGTAGTCACCGGAAAGATCGATGTCCGCAATGTCACTATTCCCGAATATGAGCACATCGACGACATCTACGATGATAACAATGAGGACGGCGAAGAAACAGAGGTAACAGAAATCGATGGAGAGGAGGGCTGA
- a CDS encoding type I restriction endonuclease subunit R, whose amino-acid sequence MAFTDKTERGFETIIVNWLVEQNGYEQGTNDDYSKEYAVDETRLFRFLNDTQPREMAKLGVNNSDQKKRQFLNRLSGEIAKRGIIDVLRNGVKAYPADLIMFYFTPTENNEKSKQMFEKNIFSVTRQLRYSIDASKLALDLCLFINGLPVVTIELKNHFTGQSTADAVEQYKEDRDPRDTLFSFKRCMVHFAVDDQTVMFCTKLAGKDSWFLPFNKGYNDGAGNPPNPDGIMTDYLWKDILTKWKLSRIIENYAQVVVDEDPDTKKKTVKQIWPRYHQLDCVEKLLTDVKQNGVGKRYLIQHSAGSGKSNSIAWLAHQLIGLEQDGHPMIDSVIVVTDRRILDKQIRDTIKQFMQVKNTVVWAQHSGDLKKAIQDGKRIIITTVEKFPYISQEIGQEHINNHFAIIIDEAHSGQSGRNSANMNLALSGMASDNEMDNEDKINAIVEGRKLVKTASYFAFTATPKNKTEEVFGTPYEEDGEIKHRPFHVYTMKQAIQEGFILDVLKNYTAIDSWYKIAKKVEDDPMFDKKRAQKKLRSFVEGNPDVIAKKAAMMVDHFHEQIIAKKKLNGKSRAMVVTASIPRCIETYYAINKCLADRHSPYKAIIAFSGECKYNGQEPALTSAGLNGFPDAKIPKEFKKDPYRLLVVADMFQTGFDEPLLQTMYVDKPLYDIAAVQTLSRLNRAAPGKDEVYVLDFANKTSTIQDAFSKFYRTTILSGETDPNKLYDLITLMESYQVYDADDVEHVVDLFLGGAERDRLDPLLDPCVATYNELETDDQIKFKSAAKSFVRTYGFLGSILPYGNVDWEKLSIFLNLLIPKLPSPREDDLSEGILSTIDLDSYRNEAQEAVAIKLEDEEAEIAPVPAGKVGHNVEPELDPLSKIIMDFNDMFGNIQWNDADNVQRQILQIPAMVSRDEKYQNAMKNSDEQEARTESERALQKVIFSIMADNMELFKQFQDNPSFKKWLTNMVFNMTYNKEGKPYEAPDDLDSPKVASDNFTSYRYPTEAPRSGMMVADGKVTFGEKKDSDSKK is encoded by the coding sequence ATGGCTTTTACGGATAAAACCGAGAGGGGATTTGAGACGATCATCGTGAACTGGCTCGTGGAGCAGAATGGCTACGAGCAGGGAACGAATGACGACTACAGTAAGGAATACGCCGTAGACGAAACCCGCCTCTTCCGGTTCCTGAATGATACGCAGCCGAGGGAAATGGCAAAGCTTGGTGTAAATAACAGCGATCAGAAGAAGCGGCAGTTCCTAAACCGCCTTTCCGGAGAGATTGCCAAGCGCGGCATTATTGATGTGTTGCGAAACGGTGTGAAAGCGTATCCGGCTGACCTCATCATGTTCTACTTCACGCCGACTGAGAACAACGAGAAGTCGAAGCAGATGTTTGAAAAGAATATCTTCAGTGTGACACGGCAGCTTCGCTATTCCATCGACGCTTCAAAGCTCGCACTCGACCTTTGCCTGTTCATCAACGGTCTTCCGGTCGTCACGATTGAGCTCAAGAATCATTTCACTGGTCAGTCGACAGCAGATGCCGTTGAGCAGTATAAGGAAGATCGCGATCCGCGGGACACGCTGTTCTCGTTCAAACGGTGCATGGTGCATTTCGCAGTCGATGACCAGACCGTCATGTTCTGCACGAAGCTTGCTGGTAAAGACAGCTGGTTCCTGCCATTCAACAAGGGCTATAACGATGGCGCGGGCAATCCGCCGAATCCGGACGGCATCATGACAGACTATCTGTGGAAGGACATTCTGACGAAGTGGAAGCTCTCCCGCATTATCGAGAATTACGCTCAGGTCGTCGTTGACGAAGATCCGGACACGAAGAAGAAAACCGTGAAACAGATCTGGCCACGCTACCATCAGCTGGACTGCGTGGAGAAGCTGCTCACAGATGTGAAACAAAACGGTGTCGGTAAGCGCTATCTCATCCAGCACAGTGCAGGCTCCGGAAAGTCGAATTCTATCGCATGGCTTGCTCATCAGCTGATTGGATTGGAACAAGACGGCCATCCGATGATCGATTCCGTTATCGTCGTCACCGACCGCAGGATTCTGGACAAGCAGATCCGCGATACCATCAAGCAGTTCATGCAGGTGAAAAACACGGTCGTTTGGGCACAGCATTCCGGAGACCTGAAAAAGGCAATCCAGGATGGCAAGCGGATCATTATAACCACGGTTGAGAAGTTCCCGTACATCTCGCAGGAAATCGGTCAGGAACATATCAATAATCATTTTGCCATTATCATCGATGAGGCACACTCAGGCCAGAGCGGGCGCAATTCCGCGAATATGAATCTGGCGCTTTCCGGCATGGCTTCAGACAACGAAATGGACAATGAAGACAAGATCAATGCGATTGTCGAGGGCCGGAAGCTCGTAAAGACCGCGAGCTATTTTGCGTTCACCGCGACCCCAAAGAACAAGACCGAGGAGGTTTTCGGAACGCCATATGAAGAGGATGGCGAAATCAAGCACAGGCCTTTCCATGTTTACACCATGAAGCAGGCCATTCAGGAAGGCTTCATCCTTGACGTCTTGAAGAACTATACGGCGATCGACAGCTGGTACAAGATTGCCAAGAAGGTCGAGGACGATCCGATGTTCGACAAGAAGCGCGCCCAGAAAAAACTGCGTTCCTTTGTCGAGGGGAATCCGGATGTCATCGCCAAGAAGGCTGCCATGATGGTGGATCACTTCCATGAGCAGATCATCGCTAAGAAGAAGCTGAACGGAAAGTCCCGCGCAATGGTGGTGACCGCGAGCATCCCACGCTGCATCGAGACCTACTATGCCATCAACAAGTGCCTTGCAGACAGACATAGTCCGTACAAGGCGATTATCGCTTTCTCCGGCGAGTGCAAATACAACGGACAGGAACCTGCCCTGACGTCGGCAGGACTGAACGGGTTCCCGGACGCCAAGATCCCGAAGGAGTTCAAGAAAGATCCGTATCGTCTTCTGGTAGTTGCAGACATGTTCCAGACCGGATTTGATGAGCCACTTCTGCAGACCATGTACGTGGATAAGCCGCTTTATGACATTGCGGCAGTGCAGACGCTTTCCCGTCTGAACCGCGCGGCTCCCGGGAAGGACGAAGTCTATGTGCTGGACTTTGCAAACAAGACATCGACGATTCAGGACGCCTTCTCGAAGTTCTACAGGACAACGATACTGTCTGGAGAGACTGATCCGAACAAGCTTTACGACCTGATCACGCTCATGGAGAGCTATCAGGTATATGACGCTGACGATGTAGAGCACGTAGTTGATTTGTTCCTTGGCGGAGCTGAGAGAGACAGGCTTGATCCGTTGCTTGATCCGTGCGTGGCTACCTACAACGAACTCGAAACGGACGATCAGATCAAGTTCAAGAGCGCAGCAAAGTCATTTGTCCGTACATACGGTTTCCTTGGTTCCATTCTTCCCTATGGGAATGTGGACTGGGAAAAGTTGTCGATCTTCCTGAATCTGCTAATACCGAAACTTCCGTCACCTCGTGAGGATGATTTGTCAGAGGGCATTTTGTCTACGATTGATCTGGACAGTTATCGGAATGAAGCACAGGAGGCCGTGGCCATAAAACTGGAGGACGAGGAGGCCGAGATTGCTCCGGTCCCTGCCGGAAAGGTCGGCCATAACGTTGAGCCGGAACTTGATCCGCTTTCCAAGATCATCATGGATTTCAACGATATGTTCGGAAACATCCAGTGGAATGACGCTGATAACGTACAGCGCCAGATCCTCCAGATTCCGGCGATGGTTTCTCGTGACGAGAAATACCAGAATGCCATGAAGAATTCTGATGAGCAGGAAGCCCGAACAGAAAGCGAGCGCGCCCTGCAGAAGGTCATCTTCTCCATCATGGCGGACAACATGGAGCTCTTTAAGCAGTTTCAGGACAATCCGTCGTTCAAGAAGTGGCTTACGAATATGGTATTCAACATGACGTACAACAAGGAGGGGAAACCGTATGAAGCACCAGACGATTTGGATTCTCCGAAAGTCGCCAGCGACAATTTCACAAGCTATCGATATCCAACAGAAGCGCCAAGAAGCGGAATGATGGTAGCCGATGGCAAAGTAACGTTCGGTGAAAAGAAGGACAGCGATTCTAAAAAGTAG
- a CDS encoding NBR1-Ig-like domain-containing protein: MISIKSNEFLNKLYGFLDNQRNQGTYIIEFFNAAGSHYFVMPLAYKNRTNEALEGERHYAKDRPLIPEIKESFPNPINLDGLAAFIDKNLPANKLAACMAEFGIPSGAQLDKAKFAHALAAQFSLFVTTPGDDVDNAVWEMYQTLLAGQPISADDISGPRYAGDDVMVEFGGRRHEADCYEIIHHEWKLQNRGTCKWHDRKLVLVNQTEIHPRPLKTVIPVLDTRPGEFTKIATDIDARGFEGNFECKWEMQDADGENCFPNKRWDFNIRIQVTFHTSDEGDTRG, from the coding sequence GTGATCAGTATTAAGAGCAACGAATTTCTCAATAAGCTGTATGGCTTTTTAGATAATCAGCGGAATCAAGGAACCTATATCATCGAGTTCTTCAATGCTGCTGGAAGCCATTATTTTGTGATGCCTCTTGCATATAAGAACAGGACAAATGAAGCTCTTGAAGGCGAGAGGCATTATGCCAAGGACAGACCGCTCATCCCGGAAATAAAGGAGTCGTTCCCGAATCCGATTAACCTGGATGGGCTTGCTGCATTCATTGACAAGAACCTGCCCGCCAACAAGCTCGCAGCCTGCATGGCGGAGTTCGGAATTCCTTCTGGAGCGCAACTGGACAAGGCCAAGTTCGCTCATGCTCTTGCAGCACAGTTCAGTCTGTTCGTGACAACTCCCGGTGACGACGTTGACAACGCAGTCTGGGAGATGTATCAGACGCTTCTGGCAGGGCAACCGATATCTGCAGATGACATAAGCGGCCCTCGGTATGCTGGCGATGATGTTATGGTTGAATTCGGCGGCAGGCGTCATGAAGCGGACTGCTATGAGATCATTCACCACGAATGGAAATTACAGAACCGTGGAACATGTAAATGGCATGACCGGAAGCTGGTTCTGGTGAATCAGACAGAAATACATCCTCGGCCCCTAAAAACAGTTATTCCGGTACTGGATACAAGACCGGGCGAATTTACAAAAATAGCCACAGACATAGATGCCCGTGGCTTCGAGGGAAACTTCGAATGCAAGTGGGAAATGCAGGATGCTGATGGAGAAAACTGCTTTCCGAATAAGCGGTGGGATTTCAATATAAGGATTCAGGTGACGTTCCATACGTCGGACGAAGGAGACACGCGTGGATAA
- a CDS encoding DUF2800 domain-containing protein, with product MNSERQHAVLSASSSDRWIHCPPSVRLSEGFEDKGSDYALEGTCAHALAEYKLRKALGYPAQDPTEDLAFYNEEMEEATDGYVSYVLEKVEAAKEACSDPVVLVEQRVDYSRWVRQGFGTSDALIIADGTLRIIDLKYGTGIAVSAEDNPQLKCYSLGALELFDDIYDIDSVAMSIYQPRRQNVSEWQISKNDLLAWADEVLKPTAELAWDGKGEFSCGPWCRFCKAKTICRKRAEENLKLAQHEFRLPPELSDAEIEVILSQVDELVSWASDIKEYALQQALSGKEWRGFKLVEGRSVRKYANETAVAKTVEDAGFDPYEKKLLGITAMQKLLGKNRFNELLSGFIEKPQGKPTLVPDSDKRPAMNTAKNDFKEVKNHE from the coding sequence ATGAATTCTGAAAGACAGCATGCGGTCCTCTCCGCATCAAGCTCCGACCGGTGGATTCACTGCCCGCCGTCGGTACGGCTTAGCGAGGGATTCGAGGACAAAGGAAGCGACTACGCACTGGAAGGCACCTGCGCTCACGCGCTCGCCGAATACAAGCTCCGCAAGGCGCTCGGCTACCCGGCACAGGACCCGACCGAGGACCTCGCCTTCTACAACGAGGAGATGGAGGAAGCAACAGACGGCTATGTCAGCTACGTACTGGAAAAGGTCGAGGCCGCAAAAGAGGCCTGCTCTGATCCGGTTGTTCTGGTCGAGCAGCGCGTGGACTACTCCCGCTGGGTGAGACAGGGCTTCGGCACATCCGATGCGCTGATCATCGCGGACGGCACGCTCCGGATCATCGATCTGAAGTACGGCACCGGCATCGCCGTGTCGGCGGAGGACAATCCGCAGCTCAAATGCTACTCGCTGGGTGCCTTGGAGCTGTTCGACGACATCTACGACATCGATTCGGTCGCCATGTCGATCTACCAGCCGAGACGGCAGAACGTCAGCGAATGGCAGATCAGCAAGAATGACCTGCTCGCATGGGCGGACGAGGTTCTGAAGCCTACGGCGGAGCTGGCCTGGGACGGCAAGGGGGAATTCTCCTGCGGCCCGTGGTGCCGGTTCTGCAAGGCGAAGACCATCTGCAGGAAACGGGCCGAGGAGAACCTGAAGCTCGCGCAGCATGAGTTCAGGCTGCCGCCGGAGCTCTCCGACGCGGAGATCGAGGTCATCCTTTCCCAGGTGGACGAGCTGGTCTCGTGGGCGTCCGACATCAAGGAGTACGCGCTCCAGCAGGCGCTTTCCGGCAAGGAGTGGCGCGGCTTCAAGCTCGTAGAGGGCAGGTCCGTCCGCAAGTACGCCAATGAAACCGCCGTCGCCAAGACGGTCGAAGACGCCGGATTCGACCCGTATGAGAAGAAGCTGCTCGGCATTACTGCCATGCAGAAGCTCCTCGGAAAGAACCGGTTCAATGAACTCCTGTCAGGCTTCATCGAGAAGCCGCAGGGCAAACCAACACTCGTCCCGGACTCCGACAAGCGTCCGGCGATGAATACAGCAAAAAACGACTTCAAGGAGGTCAAAAATCATGAGTAA
- a CDS encoding RNA polymerase sigma factor, translated as MKNNVNQSKRIYDKTTKQWYEIPEDQYREYDRWRTALRKRMQYRGECFCPRSKWWLCDGNCLDCEFHNNTTVSLDDPLPDGEGTLADYVPDDAPLIEEVLSEKAELDQLFERLQELMPEAKRIGELREEGLSDEAIADTIGIKRTTFLSRLKKAEGKLSQEFPDWF; from the coding sequence ATGAAAAACAATGTCAACCAGAGTAAACGCATCTACGACAAGACCACCAAGCAGTGGTACGAGATCCCGGAGGACCAGTATCGCGAGTACGACCGCTGGCGCACGGCGCTGAGGAAACGCATGCAGTATCGCGGCGAGTGCTTCTGCCCGCGCAGCAAATGGTGGCTGTGCGACGGCAACTGCCTCGACTGCGAATTCCACAACAACACGACCGTCTCTCTTGACGATCCACTGCCGGACGGCGAAGGAACGCTCGCCGATTACGTTCCGGACGACGCTCCTCTTATTGAAGAGGTGCTTTCCGAGAAGGCGGAGCTGGACCAGCTCTTCGAGCGTCTGCAGGAGCTCATGCCGGAGGCCAAGCGTATCGGAGAGCTCCGCGAGGAAGGCCTCTCCGACGAGGCCATCGCCGACACCATCGGCATCAAGCGCACGACGTTCCTGTCCCGCCTGAAGAAGGCCGAGGGGAAGCTGTCTCAGGAGTTCCCCGACTGGTTCTAA
- a CDS encoding type I restriction-modification system subunit M: protein MDNQEYNSIVSFIWGIADDCLRDVYVRGKYRDVILPMTVIRRLDAMLEGTKKAVLTMKKQLEAAKIDNQWPALCNTAGQAFCNDSPFLLKDLTSRAKKQTLEADFKAYLDGFSPNVQEILDKFKFRDQIKTMVDADILGAVIDKFTSSDINLSPDPVYKDAEKKIVKLPGLDNHGMGTIFEELIRRFNEENNEEAGEHWTPRDVVELMADLAFYPVEDQIKDATYSCYDGACGTGGMLTVAQARLLTLAGRRGKNVSIHLFGQEVQPETYAICKADMLLKGDGEEAEHIFYGSTLSLDGNPSRQFDFMLSNPPYGKSWKTDADKMGGKSEILDTRFNAYLPGGEELKMIPRTSDGQLLFLLNNVSKMKTDTELGSRIIEVHNGSSLFTGDAGSGESNARRYMIERDLVEAIIALPDNMFYNTGIGTYIWVLSNKKEERRKGKIQLIDATNMKSSLRKNMGNKNCEFTPEIRKEIVRIFLDMEESDVSMIFDNSEFGYWNVTVERPLRLRVFPEREIPEDTFKKQSELDSVREAVANAPVGTPLDDWDAFAKATKLKKTQLKKIRPFITETDPHAKEVEGESDPNLRDSENIPFNYDGGIDAFIEKEVKPYAPDAYVDESKTKIGYEISFTKYFYKPVQLRDMKDILASLKELERESDGVMDEIVEGME from the coding sequence ATGGACAATCAGGAGTACAACTCGATAGTCAGTTTTATATGGGGAATTGCAGACGACTGCCTGCGCGACGTCTATGTCCGTGGTAAATACCGTGACGTTATTCTGCCGATGACAGTCATCCGCCGCCTTGATGCAATGCTTGAAGGAACAAAGAAAGCCGTCCTTACCATGAAGAAGCAGCTGGAAGCCGCCAAGATCGATAACCAGTGGCCTGCGCTCTGCAATACGGCTGGACAAGCATTCTGTAATGATTCGCCGTTCCTTTTAAAGGATCTGACGAGCCGCGCGAAGAAGCAGACGCTTGAAGCCGACTTCAAGGCATACCTGGACGGCTTCTCTCCGAACGTTCAGGAGATCCTCGACAAGTTCAAATTCCGCGACCAGATCAAGACTATGGTCGATGCGGATATCCTTGGCGCGGTCATCGATAAGTTCACGTCATCGGATATCAATCTCAGCCCGGATCCTGTCTATAAGGACGCGGAGAAAAAGATCGTGAAGCTGCCGGGACTCGATAACCACGGCATGGGAACAATCTTCGAGGAGTTAATCCGCCGATTTAACGAAGAAAACAATGAGGAAGCCGGAGAACACTGGACACCGAGGGACGTTGTCGAGCTCATGGCTGACCTTGCTTTCTATCCCGTTGAAGACCAGATCAAAGATGCAACATACTCCTGCTATGACGGTGCCTGTGGCACAGGAGGAATGCTTACGGTTGCTCAGGCACGACTCCTGACACTCGCGGGTCGTCGCGGAAAGAATGTCTCTATTCACCTGTTTGGTCAGGAGGTTCAGCCGGAAACATACGCCATCTGCAAAGCAGACATGCTGCTCAAGGGCGATGGCGAGGAAGCCGAACACATCTTCTATGGCTCAACGCTATCGCTGGATGGGAATCCGTCGCGGCAGTTCGACTTCATGCTTTCCAATCCACCGTATGGGAAAAGCTGGAAAACAGATGCAGACAAGATGGGTGGCAAGAGTGAAATCCTTGACACTCGTTTCAATGCATACCTTCCCGGCGGTGAGGAGCTAAAGATGATCCCGCGCACAAGTGACGGACAGCTTCTCTTCCTGCTTAACAATGTATCCAAGATGAAAACCGATACGGAACTCGGTAGCCGTATCATCGAAGTACATAACGGCTCATCCCTGTTCACGGGCGATGCAGGAAGCGGCGAGAGCAATGCCCGCCGGTATATGATCGAGCGTGATCTGGTAGAGGCCATCATCGCATTGCCTGACAACATGTTCTACAACACAGGCATTGGCACATACATTTGGGTGCTTTCCAATAAGAAGGAAGAACGCCGCAAAGGCAAGATTCAGCTCATCGACGCGACAAATATGAAGTCCTCGCTGCGCAAGAACATGGGCAATAAGAACTGCGAATTCACGCCGGAAATCCGTAAGGAAATTGTCCGCATCTTCCTCGACATGGAGGAAAGCGACGTAAGCATGATATTCGATAACAGTGAGTTCGGCTACTGGAATGTAACTGTCGAGCGCCCGCTGCGCCTGCGCGTATTCCCGGAACGAGAAATCCCGGAAGATACATTCAAGAAGCAGTCAGAGCTTGATTCTGTTCGTGAGGCGGTTGCCAATGCTCCAGTCGGAACTCCACTGGACGATTGGGACGCTTTTGCCAAGGCGACAAAGCTCAAAAAGACGCAACTCAAGAAGATCCGTCCGTTTATCACGGAAACTGATCCACATGCAAAAGAGGTTGAAGGCGAATCCGATCCGAACCTCCGCGACTCGGAAAACATACCGTTCAACTACGATGGTGGGATCGATGCATTCATCGAAAAGGAAGTCAAGCCATATGCACCGGACGCCTATGTGGATGAGAGCAAGACAAAGATCGGTTACGAGATCAGCTTCACGAAGTACTTCTACAAGCCGGTACAACTCCGTGATATGAAAGACATCCTTGCCTCGCTTAAGGAGCTCGAGAGGGAATCGGATGGCGTCATGGATGAGATCGTGGAGGGAATGGAGTAA